The following proteins come from a genomic window of Salminus brasiliensis chromosome 15, fSalBra1.hap2, whole genome shotgun sequence:
- the LOC140536180 gene encoding interferon-induced GTP-binding protein Mx3-like — MPIGRDHRNVPEMTGNPWTVCLLARMRRRNSRDCFDRVLDRVVSNQLMGQSNLEDKGKKKKKKKRVDGTAVYRAVKERLGVYIYRVIHSLSLYLHPSSSQAVRDRKIMENEKRSQGAPSSSKSSKPMEGVFHSHLDERVRPFIDLIDSLRQLGIEEDIALPSIAVIGDQSSGKSSVLEALSGVALPRGSGVVTRCPLELKLKKVNSEVQWQAVITYNKESKYFSDPSQVEGFVNKAQDELAGDGVGICSQLITLEIMSPNVCDLTLIDLPGIARVPVQDQPEDIGEQIKNLIVSFIKKSETINLVVVPCNVDIATTEALKMAQEVDPDGKRTLAILTKPDLVDKGTETTILQIVRNQVIPLSKGYIIVKCRGQKQIDEKVSLEEATLQETKFFRDHKYFRSLLYEEKATIRYLATKLTQDLVEHIRVSLPTLSEAIKKQLQESRKELSQYNTGPPLDTENIRVFFINCLIQFNDQITCVASGEGNQGSLFVQLRSEFKKWKDHLDSTKNEFQNTVRTLVKEYDLKYRSRELPGFSDYNVFEVAVQRLVIQLRIPAIERLRVIREIIQKQFSAVSKTCFPNYPLLQCSATNMINRIQSKQEEKVEQRIREQFEMEQLVYTQDSTYFKILNEIGFAVAGASEDKSAELDSRNKYPEMLSAYYEIVVQRLADQVPMLIRYFMLKESAQLLCSEMLALIDGANLKEILQEESDVSRCRIIVQNRIDRLTSAQHKLNNFV, encoded by the exons GTGTGTCTTTTAGCAAGAATGAGACGCCGTAACTCCAGAGACTGCTTCGACAGAGTTCTAGACAG GGTCGTAAGTAACCAGTTAATGGGCCAGTCCAATTTAGAAGataaaggaaagaagaagaagaagaagaaaagagtaGATGGCACAGCTGTCTACAGAGCAGTAAAGG AGAGActgggtgtgtatatatatagagtcATCCATTCACTTTCGCTTTACTTGCATCCTTCTTCAAGCCAGGCTGTACGAGATAGAAAG ATAATGGAGAATGAAAAAAGAAGTCAAGGTGCTCCCTCTTCTAGCAAAAGCAG TAAACCAATGGAGGGGGTGTTCCATAGCCATTTAGATGAGAGAGTTCGCCCTTTTATCGACCTGATTGACTCTCTGAGGCAGCTCGGTATTGAAGAAGACATAGCTCTACCAAGTATAGCAGTGATTGGAGATCAGAGCTCTGGGAAAAGCTCTGTGTTGGAGGCACTGTCTGGGGTGGCATTACCCAGAGGGAGTG GTGTTGTTACGAGATGTCCTCTGGAGCTTAAACTGAAGAAGGTCAACAGTGAGGTTCAATGGCAGGCAGTCATAACTTACAACAAGGAGAGTAAATACTTTTCTGACCCCTCACAGGTTGAAGGGTTTGTTAATAAAG CCCAGGATGAGCTGGCTGGAGATGGAGTTGGAATATGCAGTCAGCTCATCACTCTGGAGATCAtgtctccaaatgtgtgtgacCTCACACTGATCGATCTGCCTGGGATTGCCAGAGTGCCAGTACAGGATCAGCCTGAAGATATTGGAGAGCAG ATCAAAAACCTCATAGTGAGTTTTATCAAGAAGAGCGAAACCATCAATTTGGTCGTGGTCCCATGTAACGTTGACATCGCAACGACAGAAGCACTAAAAATGGCACAGGAAGTGGACCCTGATGGCAAAAGAACTCTGG CTATTCTAACTAAGCCAGACCTTGTTGACAAGGGGACAGAGACAACCATATTGCAGATAGTCAGAAATCAGGTCATTCCTTTAAGCAAAGGATACATCATTGTTAAGTGCCGCGGCCAGAAGCAAATTGATGAGAAAGTCTCTCTGGAGGAGGCTACTCTTCAGGAGACAAAGTTCTTCAGAGATCATAAATATTTCCG GAGTCTACTGTATGAGGAGAAAGCTACTATTCGGTACCTTGCTACTAAACTGACTCAGGATCTGGTTGAACACATCaga GTATCACTTCCTACGCTCTCAGAGGCGATAAAGAAGCAGCTGCAGGAATCGAGAAAAGAGTTGAGTCAGTATAACACTGGCCCTCCGCTGGACACCGAGAACATTAGGGTGTTCTTTATAAAT TGCTTGATACAGTTCAATGACCAGATTACCTGTGTGGCATCTGGTGAAGGCAATCAAGGCAGCTTGTTTGTTCAACTGCGCTCAGAGTTCAAAAAGTGGAAGGACCATCTTGACAGTACAAAGAATGAGT TTCAAAATACGGTCCGGACTCTGGTGAAAGAATATGACCTGAAATACAGATCAAGAGAGCTGCCTGGCTTCAGTGATTATAATGTATTTGAGGTGGCGGTGCAGAGGCTTGTGATCCAACTGAGAATACCAGCCATTGAGAGACTCAGGGTCATAAGAG AGATCATCCAGAAACAGTTCTCCGCTGTGTCTAAAACCTGCTTCCCCAACTATCCCCTCCTCCAGTGTTCTGCCACG AACATGATAAACCGCATTCAGTCAAAGCAAGAAGAAAAAGTGGAGCAGAGAATTAGGGAGCAGTTTGAGATGGAGCAGCTGGTCTACACTCAGGATAGCACCTACTTTAAAATCTTGAACGAAATTGGTTTTGCTGTGGCAGGAGCTTCAGAAGATAAATCTGCTGAGCTTGACAGTCGGAACAAGTACCCTGAAATGCTGTCTGCTTATTATGAG ATCGTAGTGCAGCGGCTGGCTGACCAGGTGCCCATGCTGATCCGATACTTCATGCTGAAGGAGTCTGCTCAGCTGCTCTGCAGTGAGATGCTGGCGTTAATAGATGGTGCCAATCTGAAAGAGATCCTCCAGGAGGAGTCGGACGTCAGCAGGTGCCGCATCATTGTGCAGAACCGCATAGACCGTCTCACCTCTGCTCAGCACAAGCTGAATAACTTTGTTTGA